The following DNA comes from Janthinobacterium sp. TB1-E2.
CTACGGTACCTCGAAGGCGGCCGTGGTGGGTATGACCAAGTCGGTAGCGGCGGACTTCGTCACGCGCGGCATCCGCTGCAATGCGATCTGTCCCGGCACCATCGAGTCGCCGTCGCTGAAGGAACGCATTGCCGCACAGGCGGCAGCGACGGGCGTGAGCATCGATGAAGTGCAGGCGGCGTTTGTCGCCCGCCAGCCGATGGGCAGAGTGGGCAGGGCAGAGGAAATCGCCGCGCTGGCCGTCTACCTGGCTTCCGACGAATCCGCTTTTACCACCGGTATGACTCATGTCATCGATGGTGGTTGGTCCAATTAATTACAACGACGAGAGACACACATGAAACTGATGCGATATGGCGCCAAGGGCGCTGAAAAACCTGCACTGATCGATGCCGACGGCGTCGTGCGCGATTTGTCCGGCGTGCTGTCCGATATCACGGGCGCGACTCTGGGCAAGGATGGCCTGGCGACTTTGGCCGCCCTCGATATCGCCAGCCTGCCGGTAGTGGCGAATCCTGGCCGCATCGCGCCGCCGTGGAAGGGCGTGGGCAAGTTTTTGTGCGTGGGGCTGAACTATGCCGACCATGCGGCCGAATCGGGCATGGCCGTGCCGGCTGAACCGGTGCTGTTCATGAAAGCCACCAGCGCCATCATCGGCGCCAACGATGCCGTGGTGATGCCGCAGGACTCGAAGAAAAGCGACTGGGAAGTGGAGTTGGGCGTGGTGATCGGCACCACCGCGCGCTATGTGAGCGAAGCCGATGCGCTGTCGCACGTGGCCGGCTACTGCGTGGTCAACGATTTGTCCGAACGCGAGTACCAGCTCGAACGCGGCGGCCAGTGGGACAAGGGCAAGGGCTGCGATACCTTCGGCCCGATCGGTCCCTGGCTGGTCACAAGCGACGAAGTGGCGGACCCGCAAAACCTGGGCCTGTGGCTGGAAGTGAACGGCAAGCGCGTCCAGGACGGCAATACCAGAACGATGGTCTTCGGCGTGGCCAATCTGGTCAGCTACATCAGCCGCTTCATGACCTTGTACCCGGGCGACATCATCAGCACCGGCACGCCGCCGGGCGTGGGCATGGGGCAGAAACCGTCGGCCGTGTATCTGAAGCCGGGCGACACCATGCGCCTGGGGATCAGCGGCCTCGGCGAACAGCGACAGACCGTGCATGCGTGGAATCCGGAACTGATCGACAGTTAAACGAGTAGCAGACCGGCGTGCCGCCAAGATGCTCAGACATCGGCGCGCCGGCCTATGGCAGTGGAGTGGAGGAGACACACCATGAATCAATCCGAAGAGATACTGGCCCTGAACAAGGTCAGCAAGCGCTTTCCCGGCGTGCTGGCGCTGGACAACGTCAGTTTCAGCCTGCGCAAGGGCGAAGCCCACGCGCTGTGCGGCGAAAACGGCGCCGGCAAGTCCACCCTGATGAAGGTGATGAGCGGCGTGTACCAGGCCGACGAGGGAGAACTGGTCTACAAGGGCAAGGTGTGCAGTTTTTCCTGCAGCGTGGATGCGGAGGCGGCCGGCATCGCCATCATCCACCAGGAACTGAACCTGATCCCGCACCTGAGCGTGGCCGAGAATATTTTTCTCGCGCGTGAACCGGTGCGCGGCATCTTCATCGACCGCAAGAAGATGCGTGCCGATGCACAGGCGCTGCTGGACCGGTTGAAGCTGCGCATCGACCCGCGCCAGCTGGTGAAAAACCTGTCCTGTGCGCAGCAGCAGATGGTGGAAATCGCCAAGGCGCTGTCGCTCAATACGGAAGTGCTGATCATGGACGAACCCACGTCGTCGCTGACGGAAAGCGAGACGGGCCAGCTGTTCGACATCATCAACGAACTCAAGCGCAACGGCGTGAGCGTGGTCTACATCTCGCACCGGCTCGAAGAGATGCAGCACATCATCGACAGGGTGACGGTGCTGCGCGACGGCAAATTCGTCTGCACCGACGATTTTGCCACCACCACCCTGGACGCCATCGTGGCGAAGATGGTGGGCCGCACCCTCGATGAAAAATTTCCCGACCGCGTCTCGACGCCGACGGCTGAAGTGCTGCTGCGCGTGACCGATTTGCACCGCAAGGATGTCTTCGGTCCGCTGAGTTTTGACTTGCGGCGCGGCGAGATTCTCGGCTTTTCCGGCCTGATGGGAGCAGGGCGCACGGAAGTGGCGCGCGCCATCTTCGGCGCCGATCCGCTCACCAGCGGCGCCATCCACCTGGGTGACGTGGCGGTCACTATCGACAGTCCCATCGACGCCATCGGCCACGGCATCGCCTACCTGTCGGAAGACCGCAAGAGCCATGGCCTGGCGATCCGCATGTCGGTGGCGGCCAACCTGACCTTGACGAATGTGTCGGGGCTGGCGAACCGCTTCGGCTTCATCGACTTTGCGAAAGAAGAGGCGGTGGCCAAGCAGTACATCGCGGCGCTGGGCATCAAGACGCCGACGTCGAAACAGATCGCGCGCAATCTGTCGGGCGGCAACCAGCAAAAGATCGTCATCAGCAAATGGCTGTACCGCGAATCGAAAATCATCTTCTTCGACGAACCCACGCGCGGCATCGACGTGGGCGCCAAGTTCGCCATCTACCAGCTGCTCGACAAGCTGGCGTCGGAAGGCATCGGCGTGGTGCTGATCACGTCCGAGCTGCCCGAGATCATGGGCATGACGGACCGGGTGGCCGTGTTCCATGAAGGACGCATCAGCGGCATCGTCAATACGCGCGAGTCGTCGCAGGAAGAGATCATGCAGCTCGCATCGGGCCGCCAGGCAGCAATGCATTAACATCAGAAAGCCACAAGAAAATGAACAAAGAACTGATCCAAAAATTCGCCGCGCTGGGCAGCCTGTCGCTGTTGCTGCTCGTGTTTTCGCTGACCAGCAACGCCTTTTTCTCCGTCAGCAATGGCATGAGCGTGGCCTTGCAAGTGACGTCGATCGCCTACCTGGGCATTGCCGCCACCTGCGTCATCATCACGGGCGGCATCGACTTGAGTTCCGGCTCCGTGCTGGCGCTGGCCGGCGTGGCCGCCGCGCTGCTGGTCAAGAGCGGCGTGCCCGTACCGGTCGCCATGCTGGGCGGTGTCGTGGTGGGCGCCATGTGCGGCGCCGTCAACGGCTTTTGCATCACGCAACTGAAGCTGCCTCCTTTTATCGCCACCCTGGGCATGATGC
Coding sequences within:
- a CDS encoding fumarylacetoacetate hydrolase family protein, which gives rise to MKLMRYGAKGAEKPALIDADGVVRDLSGVLSDITGATLGKDGLATLAALDIASLPVVANPGRIAPPWKGVGKFLCVGLNYADHAAESGMAVPAEPVLFMKATSAIIGANDAVVMPQDSKKSDWEVELGVVIGTTARYVSEADALSHVAGYCVVNDLSEREYQLERGGQWDKGKGCDTFGPIGPWLVTSDEVADPQNLGLWLEVNGKRVQDGNTRTMVFGVANLVSYISRFMTLYPGDIISTGTPPGVGMGQKPSAVYLKPGDTMRLGISGLGEQRQTVHAWNPELIDS
- a CDS encoding sugar ABC transporter ATP-binding protein — translated: MNQSEEILALNKVSKRFPGVLALDNVSFSLRKGEAHALCGENGAGKSTLMKVMSGVYQADEGELVYKGKVCSFSCSVDAEAAGIAIIHQELNLIPHLSVAENIFLAREPVRGIFIDRKKMRADAQALLDRLKLRIDPRQLVKNLSCAQQQMVEIAKALSLNTEVLIMDEPTSSLTESETGQLFDIINELKRNGVSVVYISHRLEEMQHIIDRVTVLRDGKFVCTDDFATTTLDAIVAKMVGRTLDEKFPDRVSTPTAEVLLRVTDLHRKDVFGPLSFDLRRGEILGFSGLMGAGRTEVARAIFGADPLTSGAIHLGDVAVTIDSPIDAIGHGIAYLSEDRKSHGLAIRMSVAANLTLTNVSGLANRFGFIDFAKEEAVAKQYIAALGIKTPTSKQIARNLSGGNQQKIVISKWLYRESKIIFFDEPTRGIDVGAKFAIYQLLDKLASEGIGVVLITSELPEIMGMTDRVAVFHEGRISGIVNTRESSQEEIMQLASGRQAAMH